From a single Cyprinus carpio isolate SPL01 chromosome A3, ASM1834038v1, whole genome shotgun sequence genomic region:
- the LOC109064940 gene encoding ferritin, middle subunit-like: METSQVRQNYDRDCEALINKMINLELYAGYTYTSMAHYFERDDVALSGFAKFFKKNSEEEREHADKFMELQNKRGGRIMLQDVKKPERDEWDNGLTAMQCALQLEKNINQALLDLHKLASQKGDPHLCDFLETHYLEEQVEAIKKLGDHITNLTKMDAGNNRMAEYLFDKHTLDGSS, from the exons ATGGAGACTTCTCAGGTTCGCCAGAACTACGACCGCGACTGCGAGGCTTTGATCAACAAGATGATCAACTTAGAGCTTTACGCTGGATACACCTACACCTCCATG GCTCACTACTTTGAAAGAGATGACGTCGCCCTTTCTGGATTTGCCAAGTTCTTCAAGAAGAACAGCGAGGAGGAGCGCGAGCACGCTGACAAATTCATGGAGCTCCAGAACAAGAGGGGGGGACGCATCATGCTTCAGGACGTCAAG AAACCAGAGCGTGATGAGTGGGACAATGGACTGACTGCTATGCAGTGTGCTCTTCAGCTGGAGAAGAACATCAACCAGGCTCTGCTGGACCTGCATAAGCTCGCCTCTCAAAAGGGAGACCCTCAT CTGTGTGACTTCCTGGAGACTCACTACTTGGAAGAGCAGGTTGAGGCCATTAAGAAGCTTGGTGACCACATCACCAACCTCACCAAGATGGATGCTGGCAACAACAGGATGGCAGAGTATCTGTTTGACAAGCACACCCTGGATGGCAGCAGCTAA
- the LOC109064941 gene encoding ferritin, middle subunit-like — protein MDSQVRQNYDRDCEALINKMINLELYAGYTYTSMTHYFERDDVALPGFAKFFKKNSEEEREHAEKFMEFQNKRGGRIMLQDVKKPERDEWDNGLTAMQCALQLEKKVNQALLDLHKVASEKGDPHLCDFLETHYLDEQVEAIKKLGDHITNLTKMDAGNNRMAEYLFDKHTLDGSS, from the exons ATGGATTCTCAGGTTCGCCAGAACTACGACCGCGACTGCGAGGCTTTGATCAACAAGATGATCAACTTGGAGCTTTACGCTGGATACACCTACACCTCCATG ACTCACTACTTCGAACGGGATGACGTCGCCCTTCCTGGATTTGCCAAATTCTTCAAGAAGAACAGCGAGGAGGAGCGCGAGCACGCTGAGAAATTCATGGAGTTCCAGAACAAGAGGGGGGGACGCATCATGCTTCAGGACGTCAAG AAACCAGAGCGTGATGAGTGGGACAATGGACTCACTGCTATGCAGTGCGCTCTTCAGCTGGAGAAGAAGGTCAACCAGGCTCTGCTGGACCTGCATAAGGTCGCTTCTGAGAAGGGAGACCCTCAT CTGTGTGACTTCCTGGAGACTCACTACTTGGATGAGCAGGTTGAGGCCATTAAGAAGCTTGGTGACCACATCACCAACCTCACCAAGATGGATGCTGGCAACAACAGGATGGCAGAGTATCTGTTTGACAAGCACACCCTGGATGGCAGCAGCTAA
- the aldh16a1 gene encoding aldehyde dehydrogenase family 16 member A1 isoform X1 — protein sequence MAGTSTKTVHDIFQNMEYGPSSTSTATAQSWLEKHSRILGFFLDGKFFSPADRQTHDVTDSKAAVVCSTVCAKDEDVASVASSAAGAFKTWSELSCYQRAKVLLKLASVLQRHSQCVSELCELSQSSTSPAVLIRLAQYYASWAQLRDSLMPEWIPQGVVAVVVSDDCSVYFLLLKVLPALAMGNAVIVVPGKTTTLPALLLAQLFMEAGIPAGVLNVVTGSEASLGAKVAQNPQVNYLTYSGRQQTGEALAKAVAGWGVPMSFSLSLSSVCPFIIFDSADLDSAVDGVIELAFKKKRDFQWVLCVQESVLDSVVARLKLRMTGMKCVPLATEADRNLIDAAVQEAQQQGATLIQSCPPASTGALYPPTVLCGLAPSCESVISPPPGPVLPLISFRSSAEGVTLGNHSPYGQTASIWTEDLTLALESAKSLCVGSVWVNCHSVMDPALPLCGRRESGNCTDGGREGLYQFLRPSHSASFPRSSPSSINYADFGSAASKFMIPEGFDPSSVPRFYSHFVGGQLRKADSGCSRSVLAPGGAVLAHCPDGGRKDVRNAVEAAIKVQPGWMKKSPAARSQSLYSLADSLDKRRRDLAVSIQTQTGISLEEAEKEVELSVSRLSDWAARCDIEQGGTPFPPQAGSALSTPEALGVLGVILPNSKPLLSLVCLLGAAAAMGNAVIMVPSEKYPLPALEFIQVLQASDIPGGLVSIITGGRDQLTQALANHSVIQSIWYWGSKEGCQFLQYSCVSPLKRLWLHCEEEEEREVGRNWTSSNPSLQEELWRKAVVWKSIWIPTA from the exons ATGGCAGGTACTTCGACAAAGACTGTGCACGACATCTTTCAAAATATGGAGTATGGACCATCCAGCACGAGCACAGCAACTGCACAG TCATGGCTGGAGAAACACTCTCGCATTCTCGGCTTCTTCCTTGATGGGAAATTTTTCAGccctgcagacagacagacccaTGATGTGACCGATTCCAAAG CAGCGGTGGTCTGCAGCACTGTTTGTGCTAAAGATGAGGATGTTGCATCTGTTGCCTCATCTGCAGCTGGAGCCTTCAAAACCTGGAGTGAATTGAGCTGTTACCAAAGAGCCAAAGTGTTACTCAA GTTGGCGAGTGTCCTGCAGAGACACAGTCAGTGTGTGTCTGAGCTGTGTGAGCTCTCTCAGTCTTCTACTTCTCCCGCTGTGCTCATTAGACTGGCCCAGTACTATGCCAGCTGGGCTCAACTACGAGACTCGCTCATGCCTGAGTGGATCCCACAAG GCGTTGTGGCAGTGGTTGTTTCAGACGACTGTTCAGTCTATTTTCTTCTGCTTAAGGTTTTGCCAGCTCTAGCTATGG gcaATGCTGTTATTGTGGTGCCTGGCAAGACTACCACTCTTCCTGCCCTTCTGTTGGCTCAGCTGTTTATGGAGGCTGGGATCCCTGCTGGAGTGCTGAATGTGGTCACAGGCAGTGAAGCATCACTGGGTGCCAAAGTGGCTCAAAATCCACAAGTCAACTACCTGACCTACAGCGGAAGACAACAGACTGGAGAAGCCCTGGCTAAAGCAGTGGCTGGTTGGGGAGTCCccatgtctttctctctctcactcagctCGGTGTGCCCTTTTATCATCTTTGATTCGGCAGACCTCGACAGTGCTGTGGATGGAGTGATAGAGCTGGCCTTCAAGAAGAAAAGAGAt TTCCAGTGGGTGCTCTGTGTGCAGGAATCAGTGTTGGACAGTGTTGTGGCCAGGCTGAAGTTAAGAATGACTGGGATGAAATGTGTTCCACTTGCCACTGAGGCTGACAGGAATCTTATAGATGCTGCAGTTCAGGAAGCCCAGCAGCAGGGGGCGACA CTGATTCAGTCATGTCCACCTGCTTCTACTGGTGCTCTCTACCCACCTACTGTACTGTGTGGACTGGCTCCTTCCTGCGAGTCTGTGATTTCACCTCCTCCAGGCCCTGTGCTGCCTCTCATATCCTTCAGGAGCTCTGCTGAGGGAGTTACACTCG GAAACCACAGTCCTTATGGTCAGACGGCCTCCATCTGGACTGAAGATTTGACTCTGGCTTTGGAGTCTGCAAAGAG TCTGTGTGTGGGTTCAGTGTGGGTGAACTGTCATTCTGTAATGGATCCTGCATTGCCTCTGTGTGGACGGAGGGAGAGCGGGAACTGCACTGATGGAGGCAGAGAG GGTCTGTATCAGTTCCTTCGGCCGTCACATTCAGCCTCCTTCCCTCGCTCCAGTCCCAGCTCTATCAACTATGCTGATTTTGGCTCTGCAGCTTCCAAATTCATGATACCTGAAGGATTTGATCCTTCCAG TGTCCCTCGCTTTTACTCCCATTTCGTGGGTGGTCAGTTGCGTAAAGCTGACTCGGGCTGCAGCAGGTCAGTGTTGGCCCCTGGGGGTGCTGTACTGGCTCACTGCCCAGACGGAGGCAGAAAGGATGTCCGGAATGCAGTAGAGGCTGCCATTAAGGTTCAGCCAGG GTGGATGAAGAAAAGCCCAGCTGCACGCTCTCAGTCACTTTATTCACTTGCTGACAGTCTAGATAAGAGGAGGCGGGACTTGGCTGTATCGATCCAGACTCAAACCGGCATCTCATTAGAAGAGGCAGAGAAAGAAGTGGAGCTTAGCGTCTCCAGACTCTCTGATTGGGCTGCACGCTGTGATATAGAGCAGGGTGGAACTCCA TTCCCGCCCCAGGCTGGTTCCGCCCTGTCAACTCCTGAGGCTTTAGGGGTGCTGGGAGTGATTCTCCCCAATTCCAAACCGCTGCTCTCTCTGGTGTGCTTGCTGGGGGCAGCTGCTGCCATGGGTAATGCTGTTATCATGGTGCCAAGTGAGAAATACCCTCTTCCAGCTCTTGAGTTTATCCAG GTCCTGCAGGCCTCTGATATCCCCGGAGGTCTGGTCAGTATAATAACAGGGGGCAGGGATCAGCTGACCCAGGCACTTGCCAACCACAGTGTGATTCAAAGCATTTGGTATTGGGGAAGTAAAGAG GGCTGTCAGTTTCTTCAGTACTCCTGTGTCAGTCCCCTTAAACGTCTGTGGCTACACtgtgaagaggaggaggagagggaagTGGGACGAAACTGGACCAGCTCAAATCCCTCTCTTCAAGAGGAGCTTTGGAGGAAGGCTGTGGTCTGGAAAAGTATTTGGATCCCTACTGCATAA
- the aldh16a1 gene encoding aldehyde dehydrogenase family 16 member A1 isoform X2, translated as MAGTSTKTVHDIFQNMEYGPSSTSTATAQSWLEKHSRILGFFLDGKFFSPADRQTHDVTDSKAVVCSTVCAKDEDVASVASSAAGAFKTWSELSCYQRAKVLLKLASVLQRHSQCVSELCELSQSSTSPAVLIRLAQYYASWAQLRDSLMPEWIPQGVVAVVVSDDCSVYFLLLKVLPALAMGNAVIVVPGKTTTLPALLLAQLFMEAGIPAGVLNVVTGSEASLGAKVAQNPQVNYLTYSGRQQTGEALAKAVAGWGVPMSFSLSLSSVCPFIIFDSADLDSAVDGVIELAFKKKRDFQWVLCVQESVLDSVVARLKLRMTGMKCVPLATEADRNLIDAAVQEAQQQGATLIQSCPPASTGALYPPTVLCGLAPSCESVISPPPGPVLPLISFRSSAEGVTLGNHSPYGQTASIWTEDLTLALESAKSLCVGSVWVNCHSVMDPALPLCGRRESGNCTDGGREGLYQFLRPSHSASFPRSSPSSINYADFGSAASKFMIPEGFDPSSVPRFYSHFVGGQLRKADSGCSRSVLAPGGAVLAHCPDGGRKDVRNAVEAAIKVQPGWMKKSPAARSQSLYSLADSLDKRRRDLAVSIQTQTGISLEEAEKEVELSVSRLSDWAARCDIEQGGTPFPPQAGSALSTPEALGVLGVILPNSKPLLSLVCLLGAAAAMGNAVIMVPSEKYPLPALEFIQVLQASDIPGGLVSIITGGRDQLTQALANHSVIQSIWYWGSKEGCQFLQYSCVSPLKRLWLHCEEEEEREVGRNWTSSNPSLQEELWRKAVVWKSIWIPTA; from the exons ATGGCAGGTACTTCGACAAAGACTGTGCACGACATCTTTCAAAATATGGAGTATGGACCATCCAGCACGAGCACAGCAACTGCACAG TCATGGCTGGAGAAACACTCTCGCATTCTCGGCTTCTTCCTTGATGGGAAATTTTTCAGccctgcagacagacagacccaTGATGTGACCGATTCCAAAG CGGTGGTCTGCAGCACTGTTTGTGCTAAAGATGAGGATGTTGCATCTGTTGCCTCATCTGCAGCTGGAGCCTTCAAAACCTGGAGTGAATTGAGCTGTTACCAAAGAGCCAAAGTGTTACTCAA GTTGGCGAGTGTCCTGCAGAGACACAGTCAGTGTGTGTCTGAGCTGTGTGAGCTCTCTCAGTCTTCTACTTCTCCCGCTGTGCTCATTAGACTGGCCCAGTACTATGCCAGCTGGGCTCAACTACGAGACTCGCTCATGCCTGAGTGGATCCCACAAG GCGTTGTGGCAGTGGTTGTTTCAGACGACTGTTCAGTCTATTTTCTTCTGCTTAAGGTTTTGCCAGCTCTAGCTATGG gcaATGCTGTTATTGTGGTGCCTGGCAAGACTACCACTCTTCCTGCCCTTCTGTTGGCTCAGCTGTTTATGGAGGCTGGGATCCCTGCTGGAGTGCTGAATGTGGTCACAGGCAGTGAAGCATCACTGGGTGCCAAAGTGGCTCAAAATCCACAAGTCAACTACCTGACCTACAGCGGAAGACAACAGACTGGAGAAGCCCTGGCTAAAGCAGTGGCTGGTTGGGGAGTCCccatgtctttctctctctcactcagctCGGTGTGCCCTTTTATCATCTTTGATTCGGCAGACCTCGACAGTGCTGTGGATGGAGTGATAGAGCTGGCCTTCAAGAAGAAAAGAGAt TTCCAGTGGGTGCTCTGTGTGCAGGAATCAGTGTTGGACAGTGTTGTGGCCAGGCTGAAGTTAAGAATGACTGGGATGAAATGTGTTCCACTTGCCACTGAGGCTGACAGGAATCTTATAGATGCTGCAGTTCAGGAAGCCCAGCAGCAGGGGGCGACA CTGATTCAGTCATGTCCACCTGCTTCTACTGGTGCTCTCTACCCACCTACTGTACTGTGTGGACTGGCTCCTTCCTGCGAGTCTGTGATTTCACCTCCTCCAGGCCCTGTGCTGCCTCTCATATCCTTCAGGAGCTCTGCTGAGGGAGTTACACTCG GAAACCACAGTCCTTATGGTCAGACGGCCTCCATCTGGACTGAAGATTTGACTCTGGCTTTGGAGTCTGCAAAGAG TCTGTGTGTGGGTTCAGTGTGGGTGAACTGTCATTCTGTAATGGATCCTGCATTGCCTCTGTGTGGACGGAGGGAGAGCGGGAACTGCACTGATGGAGGCAGAGAG GGTCTGTATCAGTTCCTTCGGCCGTCACATTCAGCCTCCTTCCCTCGCTCCAGTCCCAGCTCTATCAACTATGCTGATTTTGGCTCTGCAGCTTCCAAATTCATGATACCTGAAGGATTTGATCCTTCCAG TGTCCCTCGCTTTTACTCCCATTTCGTGGGTGGTCAGTTGCGTAAAGCTGACTCGGGCTGCAGCAGGTCAGTGTTGGCCCCTGGGGGTGCTGTACTGGCTCACTGCCCAGACGGAGGCAGAAAGGATGTCCGGAATGCAGTAGAGGCTGCCATTAAGGTTCAGCCAGG GTGGATGAAGAAAAGCCCAGCTGCACGCTCTCAGTCACTTTATTCACTTGCTGACAGTCTAGATAAGAGGAGGCGGGACTTGGCTGTATCGATCCAGACTCAAACCGGCATCTCATTAGAAGAGGCAGAGAAAGAAGTGGAGCTTAGCGTCTCCAGACTCTCTGATTGGGCTGCACGCTGTGATATAGAGCAGGGTGGAACTCCA TTCCCGCCCCAGGCTGGTTCCGCCCTGTCAACTCCTGAGGCTTTAGGGGTGCTGGGAGTGATTCTCCCCAATTCCAAACCGCTGCTCTCTCTGGTGTGCTTGCTGGGGGCAGCTGCTGCCATGGGTAATGCTGTTATCATGGTGCCAAGTGAGAAATACCCTCTTCCAGCTCTTGAGTTTATCCAG GTCCTGCAGGCCTCTGATATCCCCGGAGGTCTGGTCAGTATAATAACAGGGGGCAGGGATCAGCTGACCCAGGCACTTGCCAACCACAGTGTGATTCAAAGCATTTGGTATTGGGGAAGTAAAGAG GGCTGTCAGTTTCTTCAGTACTCCTGTGTCAGTCCCCTTAAACGTCTGTGGCTACACtgtgaagaggaggaggagagggaagTGGGACGAAACTGGACCAGCTCAAATCCCTCTCTTCAAGAGGAGCTTTGGAGGAAGGCTGTGGTCTGGAAAAGTATTTGGATCCCTACTGCATAA
- the LOC109054919 gene encoding apoptosis regulator BAX-like gives MACEASLDDQIGEALLIGVVRHKVMSAAAKVHSAPPALPEARPISNCQDQKLVEQLAETIRVIGDRLDQDKSFNDMIDGLVKVADKRSFWELVEKVFTDGQINWGRIIVLFYSVGKLSAKMVLACLPTIVSDILILSLDYFRRNLLEWICKMGGWMHSIPALACFSFEQFSSSSLSKYSSYFGATLAFTGGLLLGGFIVLKFPRKS, from the exons atggCTTGCGAAGCCTCGCTGG ATGACCAGATTGGAGAAGCACTCTTAATCGG GGTGGTAAGACACAAGGTGATGAGCGCAGCAGCCAAAGTGCATTCAGCCCCACCAGCCCTTCCTGAAGCTCGACCAATAAGCAACTGCCAGGACCAAAAGCTTGTTGAACAGTTGGCGGAGACCATCAGAGTGATTGGTGATAGGCTCGATCAGGATAAATCATTCAATGA CATGATTGATGGCTTAGTAAAAGTGGCTGATAAAAGAAGTTTCTGGGAACTTGTGGAAAAGGTTTTCACAGATGGCCAGATCAACTGGGGGAGAATTATAGTGCTCTTCTATTCAGTTGGAAAACTGTCTGCAAAG ATGGTCCTTGCATGCTTACCCACAATTGTTTCAGATATTTTGATCTTAAGTCTGGATTACTTCAGGAGGAATCTGTTGGAATGGATTTGCAAAATGGGAGGATGG ATGCACAGTATCCCTGCGCTGGCCTGTTTCTCCTTTGAGCAATTTTCCAGTTCTTCACTTAGTAAATATTCTTCCTATTTCGGAGCCACATTGGCCTTCACTGGTGGCCTACTGCTAGGTGGCTTCATCGTCTTGAAATTTCCAAGAAAAAgctaa